In Actinopolymorpha sp. NPDC004070, the genomic window CGCACCAGGCCCGCACGGTGGGTACGGCGCCGGGCCGGTCCAGGAACCGGCCGCCGTGCAGGACACCATCGCGCGGGCCGTCACCGGCATCGGCGTCCGGCACCGGCTGCCAGCAGCGGGCCAGCACCGCCTCGGCCTGGTCGCGTGCCCGGTCGGCGAACGCCGACAGCCGCGCGGTCAGGTCGCCACCGGGCAGCCGCGTCCGCTCGGTCCCTGTCCGCTCGGTCCCTGTCCGCTCGGCCGGGCGGGTCTGCCGGCGGTCCCTGATCTGCCGCGCGGGGTTGCCGCCGACCACCGCCCACGCGGGCACGTCCTTCGTCACCACCGCGCCCGCGCCGAGCACCGCGTGGTCGCCGACGTGCACACCGTCCAGGACGACCACGTGGGAACCGATCCACACGTCGTTGCCGATGGTGATGCCCTTGGACGTCGTTGGCTGCTTGCACACCGGCCGGTCCGGGGCGATCGAGTGGTTGAAGCCGAGCAGGGAGGTATGCGCGCCGATCCGCACCTGGTCGCCCATCCGGACCTGGCCGCGCACCACGGAGTAGGGGTTGAGAGTGCACTCCGACCCCATCTCCAGGACGTCCACCTTCACCAGGGCATGGCCGCCGATGTAGGACTGCGCGCCGATACGCAGCCGCCCGGGCTGGACGTGGGCGCGAGGAGATACGAACACGTCCGGGCCGAACTCCACGTCGCCGCGGCCGGCGAGTTCGTTCTGCCACTCCTGTTGCGCCTTGCGCTCGGCCTCGGTCGCGTCGCGGTGGAACGACCACGGCGAGCCGAAGTCGTAGTACGTCTCATAGTGGGGCTCTGGTCGGGTCTCGGGCACCGGCACACCGCCGTCGGTCATCGACTCCCCCTCGGGAAAACGCTCTCCGACCTACCAGTCTGGAGCACTCGCCCCGCCCCGGACAACGTGCGGTTCAGGAACCGGCCGACCGGCCCCGTCGGCGGAGGAGCCGCCTGCGGGCGCGCCGGCCCAGGATCCTCACCAGTTCGGTGGAGCGAACCTTGTGCACCGGCACACCGACCTTCTGCGGCTTCACCACCGGCGGAGCGGGGGGCAGTACGGGGTTGAGGGTCGGCACCGCGGCGATCGCGCCGAAGAGCGCCTGGGCCGCCGCCTCCGCGTCCACCAGCGCCGCCGTCGTCGGCTCCTCCGCGGCGTCGGCCAACTGCGTGTGCAGCAGGTCCAGGTCGCCGATGACGCGTACTCCCGAGCCCGCGATCCAGTTCGCGATCTCGCGGCCGATCGCGACCGCCTCCTCCTGCGCCCACCGCGGGGTGGTCACCCTCGGCTCGTCCGGCCCGGGCTGGCGGGCCTCCTTCAGCCGCTGGATCGCGCCGTACCGGACCAGCCTGGAGTAGAAGTTGTCCGGCAGATCGTCCTGGCTGCGGAACTCGACGTTGAAGCGCCGGAGCATCTCGATCTCGCCGAGACTGAGCGACCGGTTCGTCGCCACCGGCACCGCCGGGAGCGTCCCGTCCGGCAGTCCGAGCAGCGATTCGAACACCCGCAGCACCATGTCGCGTTCGGAGTCGTCGACCACGACCACGGTCACCCGGTCGCGCCCGACCACGTCGACCCACCGCTCGATCAGCCGATCGTGCCGGTGCCGGCGCCAGAAGCTGGGGTTCGGCTCCTCGTACGGCGGAACCCGCAGCATGTGGTGCAGCCAGTTCTCGTAGGTCGTCCGCTGCCCGTTCTGCACGTACTGCTGCCACTGCGAGGGAAGGATCTTCACCAGCGGCCGGAGCGTCACCACGACGTGCACCCGCTCACCACCGACGTCCTCGACGATCCGGGCGATCGCCTCCGGTCCGGCCTCGGAGAAGAACTCGCTGCTGATCACGCCGGTCTGTGCCTCCGAGACCAGCATGTCGTTGAGCAGGCGGTCCCAGTGCCGCTGCTTCGGCGGGTCGTCACCCATCATCGAGTGCCGACCGGTCACGGCGAGCACGGCGTGCATGGGATGCCGGTCGTAGCTCGGGTAGTAGATGCCCCGGCCGGCCAGCTCCTCGCGGATCTCGAACAGCGCCGCCTGCACGGCGGTCGTTCCCGTCTTGTGCGGTCCGATGTGCAGCAACCGGGTGCCGGTCGGCAGCCTCCACCCGTCAGCGGGCGGAGCGGACGTCAAGGCGAGATCGTCTGTCATGGCAAAGGCACGGTAATGCCACATACAAGTACGAGCTACGCAGGGTACGTTGCGCGTCCGAATGCGGACACCGATCCGACCGCGGGTGACCGAGCCGCTGCGGTGAGGAGCAATCGGTAAGGCCGACAGCGCCGGGCCCCGCACTCTCGGTGAGGTCTGGGCCCGGCGCTTCGCCGAGGGCGTTGTGCCGTGGTGAGGGCGGAGGCGGCGGGATTTGAACCCGCGAGAGGGGATGAACCCTCAACCCGCTTAGCAGGCGGGCGCCATAGACCGGACTAGGCGACGCCTCCCCTCGCCTGGCAGAGCCAGGACGCCGCATCAGGGTAGCGGGCCGGGGCGGAGCCGGGCAAAGCGACCTGCCACAAGCGGCGAACCACGAGGTCAGATGGTCAATCTCAGGGTGGTGGCGTACCGTGCGCAGATCCGGGTGCACGTCGCCTATGCCGGGAAACCGGCCGATTGCGCGGGCTGAACCGGAGAAAACGTACCGAAAACGGGCATCAACCTGTCACCAAGCCTGTCCACCAACTGGAGCAGCACGTGGAGTTCGGCACACCCTGCGGCACGAGCAGACCGGATAAGGCACCCATAGGTGCAACTCCGGGCACTGCTCGCACGTCGTGCCAGGGTGAGAGCCCGCACATCCGCATCCGAGGGTGGTCATGGACGGGGGTCCGCGTGGGATTGAATACGGTCCATGTCTGAGCTGGTGAGGGACGACCACGGCACGTCGTCGAGGCCGCCGGTGACCGACCGGCGACGTCGTCGGCCGATGTCGTTCACCAGCGCCCTCCTGCTCACGGTCGCCGGCGCGCTCGTGCCAGGACTCGGCCTTCTCGCCGCCGGCCGCCGCCGCCTCGGAGCAGCGGTGCTGGCTGTCGCCGTGGCCCTCCTCGCGGTCTTCGCCTGGATTGGCCTCACCCAGCGTCGGTCGGTCCTGCACTGGCTGGTCCAGGCGGACACCCTCCGGGTGATCGGGATCGTCCTGCCGGTGATCGGCCTGGCCTGGATGGTGGTGATCGTCCTCACCTACCGTTCGCTGCGGCCCTGGAGCGTCAGCGCGCTGCAGCGCATCCTCGGCTCGGCCCTCGTCACCCTCCTGGTGCTGGCCGTGCTCACCCCACTCGCCGTGGGCGGTCGCTACGCGCAGGTGCAGCGCGGCGTGGTCCAGGACGTCTTCGCCGGTACGGAGAGCCGGAGCGCCACCCGGCCCAAGAACGTCACGGCCGCCGACCCGTGGGCCGGACAGGACCGCGTCAACGTCCTGCTGCTCGGCGGCGACGGCGGCAAGGACCGCGCCGGCATCCGCCCCGACAGCATCCAGGTCGCGAGCATCGACACCCACACCGGCAACACCGTGCTGTTCAGCCTGCCGCGCAACCTGGAGAAGGTGCCGTTCCCGCCGGGCTCGTCGCTGGCCAAGGCGTACAAGGGCGGCGTCTACGCCGGGCCGGGCGACCAGCTGGAGTGGATGATCAACTCGATCTACCGCAACGTCCCCGCCCAGCACCCGGGCCTGCTCGACAGCGACAACCCCGGCGCCGACGCCACCAAGCTGGCCGTCGGCGAGGCACTCGGGCTGAAGCTGGACTACTACGTCCTGATCAACCTGCAGGGCTTCGCGCAGCTGGTCAACGCGCTCGGCGGGATCACCGTCAACATCAACGAGCGGGTGGCCATCGGCGGCGCCACCGACGAGGGCATCAAGCCGTCGGGCTACCTCCACCCGGGCCCCAACCAGCACCTGGACGGCTACCACGCGCTGTGGTTCGCCCGCGGCCGCTACGGCGCGGACGACTACCAGCGGATGCTGCGCCAGCGGTGCGCGATGAAGGCGATCATCGACCAGGCCAACCCGGGCACGGTCCTCACGAGGTACGAAGCGATCGCGAAGACGTCGAAGCACATCGTGCTCACCGACATCCCGAGCTCGCTGCTCCCGGCGTTCGTCGACCTGTCGATGAAGGTGAAGGGCGGCGACGTCAAGAGCATCGCCTTCACCAACAAGATCATCAAGCCGTGGAACCCCGACTACAAGCTGATCCACAAGCGGGTGAGGACCGCGCTCGCGGCCAGCGAGAAGGCACCGCCGACCAAGAAGCCGGCGACCAACCGGACGGCGAAGCCCACCCCGACGCCCACACCCTCCGGCAGTGCGACCCCGGACCCGAACGCGCCGGCCGACTCCCTCGCCGACGCCTGCGCGTACCGCCCGGTTCAGTAGTGCGGGCGTAGTCGGCGCTTCACCCGTTGAGCGGGCGGTAGCCGTGCGCGGTGTTCAGCCGGCCCTGCAACTGCTCTTCCAGCGAGCCGACGGGGGCGTCCAGCAGGCGGGCGGCGATCAGGCTGCGCCGGCCGTCGGCCAGCGCGACGACGAACACCGGGCCGGTCGCGCTGTCGGACCGGCCCACGTCGGCGACCTCCGACCAGCGCGCCGACCGCACGCTGTCGCGGCGCCAGTTGGTCCGGTTGACGAAGCCCTCCTCCGACAGCACCAGGCCCGACCGCCGGCTGAGCAGTGACCAGGCAGCCAGCGCCACGACGATCAGGAAAACTGCGAAGAAGATCCACTCCAGTGCCACGACGACGGTGCCGTCGATCGCGGGTACGCCTCGTCGGAGCGCCTCGAGCACCACGACCAGGGCGAGCCACACGCAGGCCATGCCGAGCATGCGTGCACCGAGCGCCGGGCGCAGGCGAAAGCTGACCGGGGAGTTCGAGCCGGGCGAACCGGGCGTGGGCGAGCCGGACGGGGTCTGTGGGGCGGACATGACACCGGAGTCTGTCACGCCGCCACCACGCCCCCGTCAGGCGTCCGGCCCGGTTCCGGAGTCCGCGGGGCCGCCGATCAGCGCCTGGAACGCCGGCCGCAGCAGTTCGGTGATCTGTTCGGGCGAGGCGTCGCGCAGGTGGTCGAGTTCGAGCAGGTGACGTCCGGTGGTGACCCCCAGCAGCACCGCGACCAGCAGGGCCGACCGCAGCTCCGGGTCGTCGGCGGGGATCGCGGCGGCGCCCTGGGCGATCTGCCTGGCCAGCGACTCCCGTACCGCCTCGGTCGCCTCCGGATGGGTGAACGCCGACCGCAGCAGCGGCATGCTGGCGGGCTGCCCGCTCAGCTTGACGCCCAGGATCGACAGCAGCAGCTCGGCGAACTCGGCCGGCTCGGCGGGTAGCTCCTCACCTGCCGCTACGTGCACGGCCTGCCGGAACAGCTGGTCCTTCGAACCGAAGTACTGCATCACCAGCGCGGGGTCGACCCCGGCCGCACCGGCGACGCCCCGGATGGTGGTGCGTTCGTAGCCGCGCTCGGCGAACTCCCGCCGCGCCGAGGCCAGGATCCGCTCCTCGGTCTGCCGGCGGCGCTCGGCCCGGCTCTGCCGTGGACGGTCGGCGCTCATTCTCGTGACTCTACCGGCGTTGACCGAAGCCGGGATTTCGCTCTACGCTCGTTGAGATTCAACACATGTTGAGTGAACAGGGAGCGTCGACATGCCTGATCTGCACCCGGATGCGAAACCGGACCTGACCCCACGCCACGCGTTCGAGCGGTTCCGCCGGTCCGTCCTGTCCGGCACCACCGACGACTCGGGCGACCAGGCCGAGGACGTCGTGGTCGAGTGGCCGTTCAACCCGCCGGGCCGGCCGCGCCGACTCCAGGGCAGATCCCGGCTCGAGGCGCTCACGCGCGCCGGCCGGGCGGCGCTGCCGATGCGCATCGAGGAGGTCCCCGTCGTGGCGATCCACGACAGCCTCGACCCGGAGGTGGCGATCGTCGAGTACGAGCTCGCCGGGACGCTCACCGCCACGGGCGAGCGCGTGTCGGGTGCGGCGCTGGTGCTGCTCCGCGTCCGTGGCGGGCAGGTCGTGCACGTCCGCGAGTACCAGGACGTGGTGGCGATGGCCCAGGCGTTCGGCCGGTTCGACGAACTGCTCGCCGCGGCGAAGGAGCACGACGAGCGGGGCGACCTGCGCGCGGACCCCGGCGAGCGCGAGCGCCTGCCGTTCCTCTCCGGCGACGCCACCGGGCACGTGCCGGACCCGCACGCCGGGCCGCGCGGCGTCTTCGCCCGCTTCCAGCAGGCGGTGCTGGCGAACTCCCGCGACGCGATGGCCGACCTGTTCGCGCCCGACGGCGTGCAGGAGTTTCCGTTCCGGGCGCCGGGGATCCCCGCGCGCCTGGAGGGCCGGGAGGCCGTCCGCTCCTGGCTCTCCCGCAACGCCGGGCAGCTGATCCGGTTCGAGGCGTACCGCGACGTCACCATCCACGACACCACCGACCCTGAGGTGATCGTCGTCGAGCACGCCATCGACTGCACGCACCTGCCGACCGGTCGTCCGCTGCGGATGTCGTACGTCTACGTGCTGCGTGCTCGCGACGGGCAGATCGTCTCGCTGCGCGACTACGTGAACCTGCTGCCGGTGCTCACGGCCCGGCTGGTCAGCCCTTGATGCCGGTCTCGGTGACGCCCTGCACGAGATAACGCTGCAGGAACACGAAGATCAGCACCAGCGGGAGGATCGCGACCGCGGCGGCCACGAACAACTCGTGGATGTTGATGGTCTGCGCGGTGACGAACGTCGACAGCGCCACCTGCACGGTCCACGACGAGGAGTCCTGGCCGATCACCAGCGGCCACAGGAAGGCGTTCCAGTTGGCGATGAAGGTGATGGCGGCGATCGCGGCGCAGAACGGCAGCGAGTTGGGCATCACGATCAGCCAGAACGTCCGCCAGTAGCCGAGGCCGTCGACCCGCGCCGCCTCCTCCAGCTCCTTGGGGAAGTTGACGAAGTACTGCCGGAACAGGAACGCCGCGAACCCGCTGAACAGCCCGGGGATGATCAGGCCGCGCAGGGAGCTCACCCAGCCGAGTGAGGAGACCAGCACGAAGCTCGGGATGAACGTCACCGCCGCCGGGATCATCAGCGTGGCCACGATCAGGTAGAAGATCTTGTCGGCCCAGCGGTTGGGGATCCGGGCCAGGCCGTAGCCCGCCATCGCCGCCAGTAGCAGCTGCCCTCCGGTGCCGAGCACGCCGACGACCGCGGAGTTCCACAGCGCACGCGCCATCGGAACCTCGGTGTCGTTGAAGAGCTCGGCGATGTTCCCCCACTGCAGCGCGGTCGGAAACACCGTCCAGCCTGGCGCGGTGATGTCGGCGTCGGTGGACAGCGCGTTGCGCACGATGAGGTAGAACGGCACCAGGAAGATCACGGTGACGACCAGCAGTGCCGCCCACCGGGCGACCTTGGCCACCATCGCCATCGGGCCGCGCCGGTGCCCGATCGGGACCGGCGTTCCGGTGGAACGTACGGCGGGTTGGGTCGTGGTCGCCATCAGTCCGCCTTACCGAAGCCGAAGATCCTGCTCTGCACCAGCGTGAGGATCATGATGATCGCCGCCAGGATGAGTGCACCGGCGCTGCCCCGGCCGAGGTCCTGGATGGAGCCCAGCGAGACGCTGTAGAGATACACCAGCGGAGGCCGGGCGTAGTTGACCTGGCCGACGAGGTTGTAGAACTCGTCGAACGCCTGGTAGGCCGCGATGAGGTTCAGCAGCAGCACCGCGATCGAGGTGGCCCGCAACTGCGGGAACGTGATGAAGCGGAACACCTGCCAGCCCGGCTTGGCACCGTCGACGTAGGCAGCCTCGTAGAGCTCGGTCGGGATACGTTGCAGGCCGGCGATGAACAAGATCATGTAGAAGCCGAGCTGCAGCCACAGCCGCACGGTCACCAGCGGGATCCAGTACCACGGCGGGTCGACCGTGCTCAGCCAGGCGATGTTGTCGATGCCGAACCAGCTCAGGACGGTGTTGGCCAGGCCGAACCGCACGCCGTTGAAGATGGACAGCTTCCAGATCAGCGAGGCCACGACGTACGAACACGCGGTGGGCAGGAAGAACACCGAACGGAAGAAGGCCCGCGCCACCCGCACGCCGTTGACCAGCAGGGCCAGCCCGAGCGACAACGCGAACGTCAGCGGCACGATGAACACCGCGAACACCGTGAAGGTCACCATGCTGGACAGGAAGTTCGGGTCCGTCAGCATGTCCGCGTAGTTGCGCAGCCCGACGAAGTCGGTCGGCGTGACCGTGTTGCGGGCGTCGAAGAAGCTGAGGAACAGGCTCCACAGGATCGGCACGTAGCCGAAGACCAACAGCCCGACGAGGAACGGCCCGACGAAGAGCCAGAAGGCGAGGGAGGTGCCGCGGATGCCGCGGCGCCTCCCCCCACCCGCCGACGTGGTGCCGTCCGCGGTGGACGGCTCGGTGACGGCGCTCATCGCCCCTCAGCCGAACAGCCGGTTGAGCTCTGCATTGGTGGTCTTCTCCGCCTTCGCGGCCTCCGCGACCGGGTCGGCGCCCTTCTTGATGATGTTGGTGAGCATGTCGCCGAACGCGGTGCCCATCTTCGGTGTCCAGGCCGGGTTGTCGGTGAAGCCGTTGTCCGCAGCGAGTTTCACCGCCTCGGCGGCCGCGCCGGACTGCAGCTTCTTCGCCTTCGCCGCAAGGCTCTTGCGCGGCGGGATGTGGAAGCCGTAGCTCAGGGACCAGTCCTCCTGGAAGTCGGTCTTGTCGATCCACAGCCAGCGGACGAACTTCTTGGCGGCCTCGACGTTCTTGCTCTTCGCCGAGACGAACTGCGTCCAGCCGCCGGAGTAGACCGCGTCCTTGCCCTGCGCGTCCAGCTTCGGGAACGCCATCACGCCCACGTCGTCGCCGAACTTCTTCAGGATGGCGGGCATCGCCCACAGGCCGAGCCACTGCATCGCGGCGAGTTCGTTGATGAACGCACCCGGGTCGGTCCACTCGGTGGGCGCGCCGAGCAACAACGACTTGCTGGCGTAGAGCTCGTGCAGTTTGGAGTACGCCTCGAGGGCCCGCTCGCCGGTGAAGTTGGGCTTGTGGTCCTGGGTGAGGTAGGTGCCACCGGAGGAGTGCAACGCGGGCCCGCCCATGGCTAGGCCGCCGTCGTTGCCGGCGTACAGGCCCTTCATGTTCTTGTTGGTGAGGGCCTTCGCAGCGGTGATGAGCTCGTCGATCGTCGTCGGCGGCTTGAGTCCGGCCTTGTCCAGCAGGCTCTTGCGGTAGTAGATGAGCTGCGGGTCGTCGATCATCCGGATGCCGTAGAGCTTGCCGTCGACGGTGTTGGTGGTGATGTCGTTGGCGTTGAAGTCGTCCTTGACGTCGCTGATGATGTCGTCGAGGGGTACGACCTGCTTGCTCTGCACCATGGCGATGTTGAGCTGGCTCTCGAAGATGTCCGGGCCCTTGTCGGAGAGCAGTCCGGAGGCGAGCTTCGACGCGTAGTCCCCTGGTGTCCACTGCACGTTGACAGCTGCGTCCTTGTACGCCCTGGCGTACTTCAGCGCTGCTTCCTTCGTGCCGGTCTCGCCGTACTGGTGGTACCACTGTGACAACTGCGTGTTGCCACCCCCACCGCCACCGCCGCCACCCGCCGGACGTCCGGTGTTTCCGCCGCAGGCCGCGGCGAACGCGCCGAGGGCTGCGAGCCCACCTGTACGGCGCAGGAAGGTACGTCGGCTCCAGGCGCCGGCCGGCTGTGTCGGGGTCATGCGAACACACCTCCGAGGAAGAAACGCCAGCCGGATCGATCACAGCTGACGGCATACGTGCGTACTCCCGGTCACGTCGACCGACGCGGGAAAGCACGCTGACACTGCCGACGGCCCGTCGGCGACATTAGTGATCTCCCACGTTGGAAAACAGTCGCAGTTGGCGGGAATGGCGTCAAGAGTTAAGTCGTTCGTGCACCGTTTCGTTGCACGCAACATGCACGAAAATGACGAACCCGGGCCGGGACGGCCCAGATCGCGGAGGCGGGCGATCTGGACCCTCCGAGCACGGGCTCGACGAGGGTGCCGGCACCGGGCGATGCGGCGGCCCGGCGGATGTGCGGTCGGTGCGTTGGTGCGGTTGCTGCGGCGGTGCGGGGCGTTCGGTGGTTCGAGGTGCGGCGGTGCGCGGGAACTTCCGGTGGTGCGATGCTGCCGGGTGCTGCGCTGCTGCGAACTTCTTCGAACTCCTTCGACTTTCGTCGTCGGGCGACTCCGCGGTCGGCGGTGCTACGGCGCGCGCCGCGCCTCGGCGTACCAGCCGATGATCGTATCGGCGTGGCTACGGCGTCACCTCTTCCGGGCCGTACTCCCGTCCGGACTCGTCCATCCGGTCGTCGACCCAGTACGCCCCACCGAACCCACCGGTCCCCCCACTCACGCAGAAGACCAGCGGATCGCGGACCTGGCCCCTCCCGACGTCCGGGTCCGGCGCGGTGCACGAGGGCCCGGGAGACCCCTGTGCCGCGGCGAACTCGAACCCGTGTGGTTCCGGCATTGACGCCGCCTTCCGATCTCGTGCTGTACCCCATGGTCACCTGCTCCAATGCCGGTCAGCACCGGTTTCCGCAAATTTGCCACCCAACTTGACGAGGGATCCCTCATGTACGAGACGGCTCCGCGCGGCGCGGCCGGGCAGCGCGCACCGGCGCGGGCTGCGGGTTTTTCCGCGGAAGAATCGGGGGACAAACGAGCCCGGCGCGAGGCGCCGGCGCTTCCCGGCTCACGGATTCTCCCGGGAAGAGAATCGGCGAACTGCCGAGCCCGGCGCGAGGTGATGCGCGGCGCTCTGGCCGCGAGAGTCAGTCGTGTACCGGGCTCTCGTGCTCGCGGTGGGTGGCCGACTCGATCTGGAACGTCGAGTGCTCCACGTCGAAGTGCCCGGCCAGGCAGGTGCACAGCGCGTCCAGCACTCGTCCGGTGTGGCCGCCGGCCATCGTCGCCTCGTCCACGACGACGTGCGCGGACAGGACGGGCAGGCCGGAGGTGATCGTCCAGGCATGCAGGTCGTGTACGTCCACCACACCGGGCACGTGCGTGATGTGGTGGCGTACGGCCTCGATGTCGACGCCGCGCGGCACCGCCTCCAGGAGAACGTCGATCGCCTCCCGCAACAACCCCCATGCCCGGGGCAGGATCATCAGTGCGACCAGACCGGAGGCGACCGCGTCCGCGCGCTGCCAGCCGGTCAGCGTGATGACCAGCGCCGCCACCACCACCGCGACCGACCCGAGCAGGTCTCCGAGGACCTCGAGGTAGGCACCGCGGAGGTTGAGGGAGTCCGACTGCGCCCGGTGGAGCAGCAGCAGGGACGCGGTGTTGGCGGCCAGGCCGACCAGCGCGACCACCAGCATCAGCCCCGACTTCACCTCGGGCGGTTCGGACAGTCGCTGCACCGCCTCCACCAGGATGTACAGCGCGAGGCCGAAGAGGATCACCGAGTTGGTCGCGGCGGCCAGGATCTCCGCGCGTTGCCAGCCGAACGTCCGCCGGCTGGTCGGCGCGCGCTGGGCCAGCGTCACCGCCACCAGGGCGAGCACGATGCCGGCGGAGTCGGCCGCCATGTGGCCCGCGTCGGCGAGCAGCGCCAGCGAGCCCGAGGCGATGGCGCCGACGACCTGGACCATCAGGACCGACGCGGTGAACGCCAGGACGAGCATCAGCCGGCGCCGGTGGCCGCCGGTCGCGGTCCCCCGCGGAGCGGCGTGGCCGTGCCCGTGGCCGTGCCCGTGTCCGGCGGCCATCAGCTGGCCCCTTCCCCGCGCGGGGCCCGATGGCCGGTGCGACCGGGACGGTGCGCGCGGACCGGTCCGGACTCCTGCGTCCGCGCCGGCTCGTGTCCGCTGGCGGGAAGGCTCTCGTGCGGACGGGCCGAGCGAACGAAGCCGGGCGCCGGCTCAACGGAGCGGTCGCGTACGTCGGCCCGGTCGGGTACGCCGGCGTCCGCGCAGGTGGCCTGGTCGGCACCCTCGTTGACCACGGCCAGGAACTCCACCAGTGCGTGCGCGAGGTGCGGGCTGGCCAGGTCGTAACGGACCTGGCGGCCCTCCGGCGTGGCCGCCACCAGGCCGGATCCGCGCAGGAACGTGAGGTGGTTGGAGACATTCGGCCTGGTCAGGTCGAGCGTCTCGGCGAGCTGGGCCGGGTAGGCGGGCCCGGCGACCATGGCGAGCAGGATGCGGCACCGGGTGGGGTCGGCGATCGCCCGGCCGAGCCGGGACATCGCGTCGACGTCAGCCGGGCCGATCGCGGCCTGCGGTCGACGGGGTTCGGGCGACGACGTGAGCACGCAGTCAAGGTACAGCGCTCACTGAATTAAGCAAATACTGAATCGTCGCGTACGCCCGGGATCGGCCGGTACGCCGGTCGGGGACGAAGCGCCGGCCGGGAATCGAATGCCGGCCTCGGGAATCGGATCAGCGTGCCAGCCAGCCACCGTCCACCGGCACGACCGCACCCGACACGTAGTTCGAGGCGGAGGACGCCAGGAAGACGACCACGCCGGCGAGGTCGTCCGGGCGCCCCCAGCGCCCGGCGGGGATCCGCTCCAGGATGGCCCGGCTGCGGTCCGGGTCGTTGCGTAGCGCCTCGGTGTTGTCGGTGGCGAAGTAGCCGGGCGCGATCGCGTTGACGTTCACGCCGTACGGGGCCCACTCGCTGGCCAGCGCCCGGGTCAGCCCGGCCAGCCCGCTCTTCGCCGCGGTGTACGCGGCGACGTTGATCCCGCCCTGGAAGCTGAGCACCGAGCCGGTGAAGATCACCTTCCCGGCGCGGCGGCGCACCATCGGCCGGCCGAGCTCGCGGGTGAGGGCGAACTGCGAGGTCAGGTCGACCGCGAGCACCTCGTCCCAGTTGGCATCGGCGTAGTCGAGGGCAGGCGATCGGCGGATCGTGCCGGCGTTGTTGACCAGGATGTCGACCGGGCGGTCCCGGTCGGCGAGACCGCGCGCGAACTCCGTGACAGCTGCCCGGTCGGCGAAGTCGACCCGGTGACCCTCGAAGGAGCGGCCGAGCGAGGTGACCACGTGCTCGGCCTCGCTGCCGCTGGTCGCCAGGCTGGAACTCACCCCGATCACGTCCGCGCCGGCGGCGGCCAGCGCCCGGGCCATCGCCAGCCCGAGCCCGCGGTTGGCGCCGGTGACCAGCGCCAGCCGCCCGGTCAGGTCGAAGATCCCGCCCGGGCCGGCCGGGGCACCGGAAGGACCACTCACGAGGCGTCCTGGCAGTCGATCAGCACCTTCATCACACCGCCGCCGGACTCCAGCGCGTCGAACGCCGCGCTCGCACCGGACAGCGGGACCACCCGCGAGATCAGCTCCTTGGCCGGCACCTGCCGGTCGGCCACCAGCTGGACGGCGTACTCGAAGTCGTCGCGGGCGTAGACCCGGGTGCCGAGGATGGAAAGCTCCCGCAGGAAGACCTGGTTGAGGTCGACC contains:
- a CDS encoding TetR family transcriptional regulator gives rise to the protein MSADRPRQSRAERRRQTEERILASARREFAERGYERTTIRGVAGAAGVDPALVMQYFGSKDQLFRQAVHVAAGEELPAEPAEFAELLLSILGVKLSGQPASMPLLRSAFTHPEATEAVRESLARQIAQGAAAIPADDPELRSALLVAVLLGVTTGRHLLELDHLRDASPEQITELLRPAFQALIGGPADSGTGPDA
- a CDS encoding extracellular solute-binding protein; protein product: MTPTQPAGAWSRRTFLRRTGGLAALGAFAAACGGNTGRPAGGGGGGGGGNTQLSQWYHQYGETGTKEAALKYARAYKDAAVNVQWTPGDYASKLASGLLSDKGPDIFESQLNIAMVQSKQVVPLDDIISDVKDDFNANDITTNTVDGKLYGIRMIDDPQLIYYRKSLLDKAGLKPPTTIDELITAAKALTNKNMKGLYAGNDGGLAMGGPALHSSGGTYLTQDHKPNFTGERALEAYSKLHELYASKSLLLGAPTEWTDPGAFINELAAMQWLGLWAMPAILKKFGDDVGVMAFPKLDAQGKDAVYSGGWTQFVSAKSKNVEAAKKFVRWLWIDKTDFQEDWSLSYGFHIPPRKSLAAKAKKLQSGAAAEAVKLAADNGFTDNPAWTPKMGTAFGDMLTNIIKKGADPVAEAAKAEKTTNAELNRLFG
- a CDS encoding sugar ABC transporter permease; translation: MSAVTEPSTADGTTSAGGGRRRGIRGTSLAFWLFVGPFLVGLLVFGYVPILWSLFLSFFDARNTVTPTDFVGLRNYADMLTDPNFLSSMVTFTVFAVFIVPLTFALSLGLALLVNGVRVARAFFRSVFFLPTACSYVVASLIWKLSIFNGVRFGLANTVLSWFGIDNIAWLSTVDPPWYWIPLVTVRLWLQLGFYMILFIAGLQRIPTELYEAAYVDGAKPGWQVFRFITFPQLRATSIAVLLLNLIAAYQAFDEFYNLVGQVNYARPPLVYLYSVSLGSIQDLGRGSAGALILAAIIMILTLVQSRIFGFGKAD
- a CDS encoding LCP family protein gives rise to the protein MSELVRDDHGTSSRPPVTDRRRRRPMSFTSALLLTVAGALVPGLGLLAAGRRRLGAAVLAVAVALLAVFAWIGLTQRRSVLHWLVQADTLRVIGIVLPVIGLAWMVVIVLTYRSLRPWSVSALQRILGSALVTLLVLAVLTPLAVGGRYAQVQRGVVQDVFAGTESRSATRPKNVTAADPWAGQDRVNVLLLGGDGGKDRAGIRPDSIQVASIDTHTGNTVLFSLPRNLEKVPFPPGSSLAKAYKGGVYAGPGDQLEWMINSIYRNVPAQHPGLLDSDNPGADATKLAVGEALGLKLDYYVLINLQGFAQLVNALGGITVNINERVAIGGATDEGIKPSGYLHPGPNQHLDGYHALWFARGRYGADDYQRMLRQRCAMKAIIDQANPGTVLTRYEAIAKTSKHIVLTDIPSSLLPAFVDLSMKVKGGDVKSIAFTNKIIKPWNPDYKLIHKRVRTALAASEKAPPTKKPATNRTAKPTPTPTPSGSATPDPNAPADSLADACAYRPVQ
- a CDS encoding nuclear transport factor 2 family protein, coding for MPDLHPDAKPDLTPRHAFERFRRSVLSGTTDDSGDQAEDVVVEWPFNPPGRPRRLQGRSRLEALTRAGRAALPMRIEEVPVVAIHDSLDPEVAIVEYELAGTLTATGERVSGAALVLLRVRGGQVVHVREYQDVVAMAQAFGRFDELLAAAKEHDERGDLRADPGERERLPFLSGDATGHVPDPHAGPRGVFARFQQAVLANSRDAMADLFAPDGVQEFPFRAPGIPARLEGREAVRSWLSRNAGQLIRFEAYRDVTIHDTTDPEVIVVEHAIDCTHLPTGRPLRMSYVYVLRARDGQIVSLRDYVNLLPVLTARLVSP
- a CDS encoding carbohydrate ABC transporter permease yields the protein MATTTQPAVRSTGTPVPIGHRRGPMAMVAKVARWAALLVVTVIFLVPFYLIVRNALSTDADITAPGWTVFPTALQWGNIAELFNDTEVPMARALWNSAVVGVLGTGGQLLLAAMAGYGLARIPNRWADKIFYLIVATLMIPAAVTFIPSFVLVSSLGWVSSLRGLIIPGLFSGFAAFLFRQYFVNFPKELEEAARVDGLGYWRTFWLIVMPNSLPFCAAIAAITFIANWNAFLWPLVIGQDSSSWTVQVALSTFVTAQTINIHELFVAAAVAILPLVLIFVFLQRYLVQGVTETGIKG